From the genome of Halobellus litoreus, one region includes:
- a CDS encoding FAD-binding and (Fe-S)-binding domain-containing protein: MPDRDSDAVPDGGVARAAPARDARSDYQYVSESVERPDLVDALETRVDGEVRFDTYTRQMYATDASAYEVTPIGVVFPTSTDDVAAVVAYCADEEIPVLPRGGGTSLAGQTVNEAVVLDFTRHMDAVRDIDPDAREARVQAGTVLATLNDRAAEYGLTFGPDPAAGNRSAIGGAIGNNSTGAHSLVYEKTDHYVEEAEVVLADGTVTTFGEVAVEDLRERADPDGDAEARVAAGVVAVLDEHSGEVHERYPEMKRNVSGYNLDRLVAEAEGEYGEEGVVNLARLLAGSEGTLAVVTAATVSLEPVPETKSVALLTYDSVVETVSDVVHVLEHDPAAVELIDDVLIELASNTSEFEEVAGKLPDRTEAALLVEFYAESDEAGREKVRELLADRVPGRGEADAVGGDERDGDADREHYAFDALEAHDDEDRKELWKLRKSGLPILLSRTSDAKHISFLEDCAVPPEHLPRFVTEFQSVLEEHDTFASFYAHAGPGVLHVRPLVNTKSQTDLDAMEAIGEAVTDLVVELGGSVSGEHGDGRARTQWNRKLYGDDLWFAFQDLKTAFDPDWLLNPGQVCGDVSLTENLRFDPEYEFDAGFDPALVWDNENGMQGMVELCHGCGGCRTQQSEGGVMCPTYRAADEEIQATRGRANMLRQAMSGDLPDDPTDDEFVTEVMDLCIGCKGCANDCPSEVDMAKLKAEVTHAYHEEHGGSFRSKLFANVDTLAKVGSAFAPVSNWAAKVPGARTVLERTIGIASDRTLPTFERETLQDWFEARGGSRVTVGEADRHALLLPDTYTNYSHPDVGKAAVEVLEAAGVHVDVADVTDSGRPAFSKGYLDVARETAAEAVDALAPRVEEGWDVVVAEPSDAVMLQSDYGDLLAGDDVATVQANSYGVCEYLDTFRLDEAIDFDAPDRSIAYHGHCHQKATKKDHHAVGVLRRAGYRVDPLDSGCCGMAGSFGYEAEHRAMSQAIGDTLKGQVDDSEAESVVAPGASCRTQLNDLGATVDRSLLPDGDIDREEPPTPIEALAAGLADGR, translated from the coding sequence ATGCCTGACCGCGACAGCGATGCCGTTCCCGACGGCGGCGTAGCCCGCGCCGCACCGGCGAGAGACGCCCGGTCGGACTACCAGTACGTCTCCGAATCGGTCGAACGGCCGGACCTCGTGGACGCGCTCGAAACGCGCGTCGACGGCGAGGTCCGCTTCGACACCTACACCCGCCAGATGTACGCCACCGACGCCAGCGCCTACGAGGTGACCCCCATCGGCGTCGTCTTCCCGACGTCGACAGACGACGTCGCCGCGGTGGTCGCCTACTGCGCCGACGAGGAGATTCCGGTGCTGCCGCGCGGCGGCGGCACCAGCCTCGCCGGACAGACGGTCAACGAGGCGGTCGTCCTCGACTTCACGCGCCATATGGACGCGGTCCGCGACATCGACCCCGACGCCCGCGAGGCGCGGGTGCAGGCCGGGACGGTGCTCGCGACGCTCAACGACCGCGCCGCGGAGTACGGCCTGACGTTCGGCCCCGACCCGGCGGCCGGCAACCGCAGCGCCATCGGCGGGGCGATCGGCAACAACTCCACCGGCGCGCACTCGCTCGTCTACGAGAAGACCGACCACTACGTCGAGGAGGCGGAGGTCGTCCTCGCGGACGGCACCGTCACGACGTTCGGGGAAGTCGCCGTCGAAGACCTCCGCGAACGCGCCGACCCCGACGGCGACGCCGAGGCCCGAGTCGCCGCGGGCGTCGTCGCCGTCCTCGACGAGCACTCCGGGGAGGTCCACGAGCGCTACCCCGAGATGAAGCGGAACGTCTCGGGGTACAACCTCGATCGGCTCGTCGCCGAGGCCGAGGGCGAGTACGGCGAGGAGGGCGTCGTCAACCTCGCACGCCTGCTCGCGGGTTCGGAGGGCACGCTCGCGGTCGTCACGGCGGCGACCGTCTCGCTGGAGCCCGTTCCGGAGACGAAGTCGGTCGCGCTCCTGACGTACGACAGCGTCGTCGAGACCGTCAGCGACGTCGTCCACGTGCTGGAACACGACCCGGCGGCGGTCGAACTCATCGACGACGTCCTGATCGAGTTGGCCTCGAACACGAGCGAGTTCGAGGAGGTCGCCGGCAAACTCCCGGATCGCACCGAGGCGGCGCTGTTGGTCGAGTTCTACGCCGAGAGCGACGAAGCGGGGAGAGAGAAGGTGCGAGAACTCCTCGCGGATCGCGTCCCCGGCCGCGGCGAGGCGGACGCGGTCGGTGGCGACGAGCGCGACGGCGACGCGGATCGAGAGCACTACGCCTTCGACGCGCTGGAGGCCCACGACGACGAGGATCGAAAAGAACTCTGGAAGCTCCGGAAGTCCGGCCTCCCGATCCTCCTGAGCCGGACGAGCGACGCGAAGCACATCAGCTTCCTGGAAGACTGCGCCGTCCCGCCGGAACACCTCCCCCGGTTCGTCACGGAGTTCCAGTCCGTCCTCGAAGAGCACGACACTTTCGCCTCGTTCTACGCCCATGCCGGCCCGGGCGTCCTGCACGTCCGCCCGCTCGTGAACACGAAGTCCCAGACGGACCTCGACGCGATGGAGGCCATCGGCGAGGCCGTCACCGACCTCGTCGTCGAACTCGGGGGGTCGGTCTCGGGCGAACACGGCGACGGCCGCGCGCGGACCCAGTGGAACCGGAAGCTCTACGGCGACGACCTCTGGTTCGCGTTCCAGGACCTCAAGACCGCGTTCGACCCCGACTGGCTCCTGAACCCGGGGCAGGTCTGCGGCGACGTCTCGCTCACGGAGAACCTCCGCTTCGACCCCGAGTACGAGTTCGACGCCGGCTTCGACCCCGCCTTGGTGTGGGACAACGAGAACGGGATGCAGGGGATGGTCGAACTCTGTCACGGCTGCGGCGGCTGTCGGACACAGCAGTCGGAGGGCGGCGTGATGTGTCCGACCTACCGCGCGGCCGACGAGGAGATCCAGGCGACGCGCGGCCGGGCGAATATGCTCCGGCAGGCGATGAGCGGCGACCTCCCGGACGACCCGACCGACGACGAGTTCGTCACCGAGGTGATGGACCTCTGCATCGGCTGTAAGGGCTGTGCGAACGACTGCCCGAGTGAGGTCGATATGGCGAAGCTGAAGGCCGAGGTGACCCACGCCTATCACGAGGAACACGGCGGCTCGTTCCGCTCGAAGCTGTTCGCGAACGTCGACACGCTGGCGAAGGTCGGCAGCGCGTTCGCGCCGGTCTCGAACTGGGCCGCGAAGGTGCCGGGCGCGCGAACCGTGCTGGAGCGGACGATCGGCATCGCGAGCGATCGCACGCTCCCGACGTTCGAGCGCGAAACGCTGCAGGACTGGTTCGAGGCCCGCGGCGGCTCCCGCGTGACCGTCGGGGAGGCCGACCGCCACGCCCTCCTCCTCCCGGACACGTACACGAACTATAGCCACCCCGACGTGGGCAAGGCCGCGGTCGAAGTGCTCGAAGCCGCCGGGGTCCACGTCGACGTCGCGGACGTGACCGACAGCGGTCGACCGGCGTTCTCGAAGGGGTACCTCGACGTCGCACGCGAGACCGCCGCGGAAGCGGTCGACGCGCTCGCCCCCCGGGTCGAGGAGGGTTGGGACGTCGTCGTCGCCGAACCCTCCGACGCGGTGATGCTCCAGTCGGACTACGGCGATCTCCTCGCCGGCGACGACGTGGCGACCGTTCAGGCGAACAGTTACGGGGTCTGTGAGTACCTCGACACCTTCCGGCTCGACGAGGCGATCGACTTCGACGCGCCGGACCGCTCGATCGCCTACCACGGCCACTGCCACCAGAAGGCGACGAAGAAGGACCACCACGCCGTCGGCGTCCTCCGACGCGCGGGCTACCGCGTCGACCCGCTCGATTCGGGCTGCTGCGGGATGGCGGGCTCCTTCGGCTACGAGGCCGAACACCGCGCGATGAGCCAGGCCATCGGCGACACGCTCAAAGGCCAGGTCGACGACAGCGAGGCCGAGTCGGTCGTCGCCCCGGGCGCGTCCTGCCGGACGCAACTCAACGATCTCGGGGCGACCGTCGACCGCTCGCTGTTGCCCGACGGCGACATCGATAGAGAAGAGCCGCCGACGCCGATCGAGGCGCTGGCGGCGGGGCTGGCGGACGGACGGTAA
- a CDS encoding MFS transporter, whose protein sequence is MTEVHDSALDSLTSWLIVALGVILLVLIWGIVFTFTVYSQALGSAFGLASLRVSSIFSVTTAAFYVAGGAIGVVVARVRLRPVVAAAGAVFAVAVGLVQITASYAGLVLAFGLLGTAGGAMFVVVISLVPQWFEEYQGRAMGITMTGNGLGVFVLPPVWVWLLDRTSIRGAFLVVGGATAAVILLASLLYRRPPGRRGTNVSPVDAAWLRSNLTDPSFLAALAGFALIWSWYFVLSADFVGILTANGIRRTLAATAFGIVGGVSVAARVASGEFADRIGMRVTLTAGVVLAALGMAALPLVTTPLPMYALVVCFGVGLGAVAPLFSPIIIERFGPANATAIVGIFTVAEATTAFSIPIALNVLREFTGGYAPPLVLVGGLTLLGAALFYRGTAPLGG, encoded by the coding sequence ATGACCGAGGTGCACGACTCCGCGCTCGACTCGCTCACTAGCTGGCTCATCGTCGCGCTCGGCGTGATCCTGCTCGTGCTCATCTGGGGCATCGTCTTCACGTTCACCGTGTACTCCCAGGCGCTGGGGAGCGCGTTCGGACTCGCGAGCCTTCGCGTCTCGTCGATCTTTTCGGTCACGACGGCGGCGTTTTACGTCGCGGGCGGTGCCATCGGCGTCGTCGTCGCGCGGGTTCGGCTTCGCCCGGTCGTCGCCGCCGCGGGTGCCGTCTTCGCCGTCGCCGTCGGGCTGGTGCAGATCACCGCGTCCTACGCGGGGCTGGTGCTCGCGTTCGGGCTGCTCGGCACGGCCGGGGGCGCGATGTTCGTCGTGGTCATCTCGCTCGTCCCGCAGTGGTTCGAGGAGTACCAGGGTCGGGCGATGGGCATCACGATGACCGGCAACGGGCTCGGCGTCTTCGTCCTCCCGCCGGTGTGGGTGTGGCTCCTCGACAGGACGTCGATTCGGGGCGCGTTCCTCGTGGTCGGGGGCGCGACGGCGGCGGTGATCCTCCTGGCGAGCCTCCTCTACCGCCGCCCTCCCGGACGACGGGGAACGAACGTCTCGCCGGTCGACGCGGCGTGGCTCCGGTCGAACCTGACCGATCCGTCGTTCCTCGCCGCGCTCGCGGGGTTCGCACTGATCTGGAGCTGGTACTTCGTGCTCTCGGCGGACTTCGTCGGCATCCTCACGGCGAACGGCATCCGTCGAACCCTCGCGGCCACGGCGTTCGGCATCGTCGGCGGCGTGAGCGTCGCCGCGCGCGTCGCCAGTGGGGAGTTCGCCGACCGGATCGGGATGCGGGTGACCCTCACCGCGGGCGTCGTGCTCGCGGCGCTCGGGATGGCTGCGCTCCCGCTGGTGACGACGCCGCTCCCGATGTACGCGCTCGTCGTGTGCTTCGGCGTCGGCCTCGGCGCGGTCGCACCGCTGTTCTCGCCCATCATCATCGAGCGGTTCGGCCCGGCGAACGCGACAGCCATCGTCGGGATCTTCACGGTCGCGGAGGCGACGACGGCGTTCTCGATCCCGATCGCGCTGAACGTGCTCCGGGAGTTCACCGGCGGCTACGCCCCGCCGCTGGTCCTGGTCGGCGGCCTGACGCTCCTCGGCGCGGCGCTGTTCTACCGGGGCACGGCGCCGCTCGGCGGGTGA
- a CDS encoding aldehyde dehydrogenase family protein — MALEGQSRYSIDADWNKLYIDGEWIESESGESTPVEDPSTREVVTEVPRGTEGDVDAAYEAAVEAQAEWGEQPPAAREELVQGLIHALDEHQEEIIELITTEIGGIHGVGETSVQITQDHLAEAATLPRRMKGETAASNIPGKENIVYREPEGVVTVISPWNFPLNLTARALAPAVAAGNSVVVKPATDAPIIGGLVWARLAEEAGFPDGVINVVTGKGSEIGDHIASHPDSDVVAFTGSTEVGQHVAGLAAENLAVPAMELGGNNAHIVTEDADLEQAIDAAVFGSFIHQGQVCISINRHIVHEAVYDEYVERLTERAEALPAGSAHDEVVLGPIINESQRDQMLNYVEETIEAGATLETGGETVELDGVEDSLVVRPTVLSDATNDMSAACNEHFGPIAPVIPFSDVDEAVEMANDTEYGLAGSVHAGDIGTGLQIAKRMDTGNVHVNDQGINDEAHVPFSGTKASGLGGYNSTDFLDEVTEKKWISLQHEPREFPF; from the coding sequence ATGGCACTCGAAGGCCAGTCACGATACAGCATCGACGCCGACTGGAACAAACTCTATATCGACGGCGAGTGGATCGAATCCGAGAGCGGCGAGTCCACCCCCGTGGAAGACCCGTCCACCCGGGAAGTGGTCACGGAGGTACCCAGGGGAACAGAAGGCGACGTCGACGCCGCCTACGAGGCGGCCGTGGAGGCCCAAGCGGAATGGGGCGAACAACCTCCTGCGGCGCGAGAGGAACTCGTCCAGGGGCTCATTCACGCCCTCGACGAGCATCAGGAGGAGATCATCGAACTGATCACGACCGAGATCGGCGGCATCCACGGCGTCGGCGAGACGTCGGTCCAGATCACCCAGGACCACCTCGCGGAGGCCGCGACGCTCCCCCGGCGGATGAAAGGCGAGACCGCGGCCTCGAACATCCCCGGCAAGGAGAACATCGTCTACCGCGAACCCGAGGGGGTCGTCACGGTCATCTCCCCGTGGAACTTCCCGCTGAACCTCACGGCCCGCGCGCTCGCGCCCGCGGTAGCCGCCGGAAACTCGGTCGTCGTCAAGCCGGCGACCGACGCGCCGATCATCGGCGGACTCGTCTGGGCCCGACTGGCCGAGGAGGCGGGCTTCCCGGACGGCGTGATCAACGTCGTCACCGGCAAGGGCTCCGAGATCGGCGACCACATCGCCAGCCACCCCGACAGCGACGTCGTCGCCTTCACCGGTTCGACCGAGGTCGGTCAGCACGTCGCCGGTCTCGCTGCGGAGAACCTCGCGGTCCCGGCGATGGAACTCGGCGGCAACAACGCCCACATCGTCACCGAGGACGCGGACCTCGAGCAGGCGATCGACGCCGCAGTGTTCGGGTCGTTCATCCACCAGGGGCAGGTCTGCATCTCGATCAACCGTCACATCGTCCACGAAGCGGTGTACGACGAGTACGTCGAGCGACTCACCGAACGCGCGGAGGCGCTCCCCGCCGGCAGTGCTCACGACGAAGTCGTCCTCGGGCCCATCATCAACGAGTCCCAGCGCGATCAGATGCTCAACTACGTCGAGGAGACGATCGAGGCCGGCGCGACGCTCGAAACCGGCGGCGAGACGGTCGAACTCGACGGCGTCGAGGACTCGCTGGTCGTCAGGCCCACGGTGCTCTCGGACGCCACGAACGATATGTCGGCCGCGTGTAACGAGCACTTCGGCCCCATCGCGCCCGTGATCCCGTTCTCGGACGTCGACGAGGCGGTCGAGATGGCGAACGACACCGAGTACGGACTCGCCGGCTCGGTCCACGCCGGCGACATCGGGACCGGGCTCCAGATCGCCAAGCGGATGGACACCGGCAACGTCCACGTCAACGACCAGGGCATCAACGACGAGGCCCACGTCCCCTTCAGCGGCACGAAGGCCTCCGGCCTCGGCGGCTACAACTCCACGGACTTCCTCGACGAAGTGACCGAGAAGAAGTGGATCTCGCTGCAGCACGAACCGCGTGAGTTCCCGTTCTGA
- a CDS encoding SDR family oxidoreductase — translation MVDGTVCIVTGGGNGLGRAAAHELAGHGARVVVNDLGCEVDGSGSDASVPEDVASEIRDRAGTATAHHGDVSDFEYAERLIADTVEEYGRVDFVCNFAGVLRDGISYKLSEEDWRDVIETNLTGQFAPLRAAAKHWREASESQDGFDRQRSYLAVSAGAARGSLGQANYAAAKAGVLGTVRSVSNELVRSNVRVNALVPNGYTRMTETVPEEHRPYTESEMPPEKVAPLVAYLASEAAEDITGCTLYAGGDRVGVFSDPTMEAVGVCPDGWTLESLSEHFREDVAGDVELSRTESYL, via the coding sequence ATGGTGGACGGGACGGTCTGTATCGTCACCGGCGGGGGCAACGGCCTCGGACGGGCCGCCGCCCACGAACTCGCTGGCCACGGCGCGCGCGTCGTCGTCAACGACCTCGGCTGCGAGGTCGACGGCTCGGGGAGCGACGCCTCAGTCCCCGAGGACGTCGCGAGCGAAATACGCGACCGCGCCGGAACCGCGACCGCCCACCACGGCGACGTGAGCGACTTCGAGTACGCCGAGCGCCTGATCGCGGACACCGTCGAGGAGTACGGCCGCGTGGACTTCGTCTGCAACTTCGCGGGCGTCCTCCGCGACGGGATCAGCTACAAGCTGAGCGAGGAGGACTGGCGCGACGTCATCGAAACGAACCTCACCGGTCAGTTCGCGCCGCTGCGGGCCGCCGCGAAGCACTGGCGGGAGGCGAGCGAGTCGCAGGACGGCTTCGACCGACAGCGCTCGTACCTCGCGGTCAGCGCCGGTGCGGCGCGCGGGAGCCTCGGGCAGGCGAACTACGCCGCCGCGAAGGCGGGCGTCCTCGGGACGGTCCGCTCGGTATCGAACGAACTGGTCCGCTCGAACGTCCGGGTGAACGCCCTGGTACCGAACGGCTACACGCGGATGACCGAGACGGTGCCCGAGGAGCACCGGCCGTACACCGAGTCGGAGATGCCGCCCGAGAAGGTCGCCCCGCTCGTCGCCTACCTGGCGAGCGAGGCGGCCGAGGACATCACGGGCTGCACGCTGTACGCCGGCGGCGACCGCGTCGGGGTCTTCTCCGATCCGACGATGGAGGCAGTCGGCGTCTGTCCCGACGGCTGGACGCTCGAGTCGCTCTCGGAGCACTTCCGCGAGGACGTCGCGGGCGACGTCGAACTGAGCCGGACGGAGAGTTACCTGTAA
- a CDS encoding fumarylacetoacetate hydrolase family protein, with product MRFVRYDDNQLGLLTEDGTGVIDLSDRLGLDGDEPLVEYIDGDYDAAEYEDEDPDYDVDDVEVGSPVGRPGKVIAAPLNYENHIEEAIADKDITTEEWFSIKDKGYFLKAPSSVVGPDHGIELPFEDRRTDHEIELAFVMGEEAKDVSAEEAWDHIFGYTILLDISLRGDQDRSNRKSYDTFTVIGPCVVTADEIDDPQDLQMELQLNGERRQYENTGDMVYTCADVVQYASLGATLEVGDVITTGTPEGVSELHDGDTIDAEIEDVGSMTVDVTGRDVSYADANVTKGGQE from the coding sequence ATGCGATTCGTCCGCTACGACGACAATCAGCTCGGACTGCTCACAGAGGACGGAACCGGCGTCATCGACCTCTCGGACCGTCTCGGACTCGACGGCGACGAACCGCTCGTCGAGTACATCGACGGCGACTACGACGCCGCCGAGTACGAAGACGAAGACCCCGACTACGACGTCGACGACGTCGAGGTCGGGTCGCCCGTCGGCCGGCCGGGCAAGGTCATCGCCGCGCCGCTGAACTACGAGAACCACATCGAGGAGGCCATCGCGGACAAGGACATCACCACAGAAGAGTGGTTCTCGATCAAGGACAAGGGCTACTTCCTGAAGGCCCCCTCGAGCGTCGTCGGCCCCGACCACGGGATCGAACTCCCGTTCGAGGACCGCCGCACGGACCACGAGATCGAACTCGCCTTCGTGATGGGCGAGGAGGCCAAAGACGTCTCCGCCGAGGAGGCCTGGGACCACATCTTCGGCTACACGATCCTGCTCGACATCTCCCTGCGCGGCGATCAGGACCGCTCGAACCGGAAATCCTACGACACGTTCACCGTCATCGGTCCGTGTGTCGTCACGGCCGACGAGATCGACGACCCCCAGGACCTCCAGATGGAACTGCAGCTCAACGGCGAGCGCCGCCAGTACGAGAACACCGGCGATATGGTGTACACCTGCGCGGACGTCGTCCAGTACGCCTCTCTCGGCGCGACGCTGGAAGTCGGCGACGTCATCACCACGGGAACGCCCGAAGGCGTCAGCGAACTCCACGACGGCGACACCATCGACGCCGAAATCGAAGACGTGGGCTCGATGACCGTCGACGTTACCGGCCGCGACGTCTCCTACGCGGACGCCAACGTCACGAAAGGCGGCCAGGAGTAG
- a CDS encoding ABC transporter ATP-binding protein, whose protein sequence is MSLLEVDSIDVAYGNVQVLWDVSLSVDKGETVALLGANGAGKTTTLKTICGDLVPMEGEVRYDGESIGDLPHEEVVAKGVAHVPEGREVFTESTVRENLELGSYLDRSGMDDRLQRVYDIFPRLEERAKQQAGTLSGGEQQMLAIGRGLMSDPDLLLLDEASLGLAPVLVDDVFEAIQRINDEGTTVLLVEQDIYNALRVADRGYVIQTGEISLSGTAEELAQDKRVEESYLGA, encoded by the coding sequence ATGTCACTGCTCGAAGTAGATTCGATAGACGTCGCGTACGGCAACGTGCAGGTCCTCTGGGACGTGAGCCTCTCCGTCGACAAAGGCGAGACAGTGGCGTTGCTGGGGGCGAACGGCGCGGGGAAGACGACGACCCTGAAAACGATCTGCGGGGACCTCGTGCCGATGGAGGGAGAGGTCCGGTACGACGGCGAGTCGATCGGTGACCTCCCCCACGAAGAGGTCGTCGCGAAGGGCGTCGCCCACGTGCCCGAGGGACGGGAGGTGTTCACCGAGAGCACAGTCCGTGAAAATCTCGAACTGGGATCGTACCTCGACCGGAGCGGGATGGACGACCGTCTCCAGCGGGTCTACGACATCTTCCCGCGGCTCGAAGAGCGGGCGAAACAGCAGGCCGGGACGCTTTCGGGCGGCGAACAACAGATGCTCGCGATCGGTCGCGGCCTGATGAGCGATCCGGACCTGCTCCTCCTCGACGAGGCGAGCCTCGGCCTCGCGCCGGTGCTCGTCGACGACGTCTTCGAGGCCATCCAGCGGATCAACGACGAGGGAACGACCGTCCTCCTCGTCGAGCAAGACATCTACAACGCGCTCCGCGTGGCCGACCGCGGCTACGTCATCCAGACCGGCGAGATCTCCCTGTCGGGGACTGCAGAGGAACTCGCCCAGGACAAACGCGTCGAAGAGTCGTACCTCGGCGCGTAG
- a CDS encoding branched-chain amino acid ABC transporter permease, which yields MALLEKAPGESLATDRRVQGLGVLAVLWLVTVPFTTTDSLTGLVLTGLVFVMLGVSWNLLAGYAGQISLGHAAFFGMGAFVSAWLTTPSAAGFPASVQLPIIPAVVVGAVASALIALVIGPVIFRLSGHYFAIGTLALAAVIELVMLDRRDLTGGATGYYVQGDLSLGEAISHGDTMFFLTLVATILTVVITYLIVRGPTGLGMKAIHDDEDAASSLGVNPLKYKMYAFVVSSFFAGLAGALYGHYTLYINAQSTLAVTWTIDSLVIVILGGMGTFAGPIFGSALFLLLDNGLSAIVGGFSSAVEGILIILFIIFLPTGLYGLIKQYLVEETVETDAARD from the coding sequence ATGGCGCTGCTCGAAAAAGCACCGGGCGAGTCGCTGGCGACCGACCGCCGCGTGCAGGGGCTCGGCGTCCTCGCCGTGCTCTGGCTTGTGACCGTGCCGTTCACCACGACGGACTCGCTGACGGGGCTCGTCCTCACGGGGCTCGTCTTCGTGATGCTCGGCGTCTCGTGGAACCTGCTCGCCGGATACGCTGGCCAGATCTCGCTCGGGCACGCCGCGTTCTTCGGGATGGGCGCGTTCGTCTCCGCGTGGCTGACGACGCCGTCGGCCGCGGGCTTTCCGGCGTCGGTCCAGTTGCCGATCATTCCGGCGGTCGTGGTCGGCGCGGTCGCGTCGGCGCTCATCGCGCTCGTCATCGGCCCGGTCATCTTCCGACTGAGCGGCCACTACTTCGCCATCGGGACGCTCGCGCTCGCGGCCGTCATCGAACTCGTGATGCTCGACCGTCGGGACCTGACCGGCGGCGCGACCGGCTACTACGTGCAGGGCGACCTCTCGCTGGGCGAGGCGATCTCGCACGGCGATACGATGTTCTTCCTGACGCTCGTCGCGACGATCCTGACCGTCGTGATCACGTATCTCATCGTCCGCGGTCCGACCGGCCTCGGAATGAAGGCCATCCACGACGACGAAGACGCCGCGAGCAGTCTCGGCGTCAACCCGCTGAAGTACAAGATGTACGCCTTCGTCGTCTCGTCGTTCTTCGCGGGACTCGCCGGCGCGCTGTACGGTCACTACACGCTGTACATCAACGCGCAGTCGACGCTCGCGGTCACGTGGACGATCGACTCCCTCGTCATCGTCATCCTCGGCGGGATGGGAACGTTCGCCGGCCCGATCTTCGGGTCCGCGCTGTTCCTGCTGCTCGACAACGGGCTCTCGGCGATCGTCGGCGGGTTCTCCTCGGCGGTCGAGGGGATCCTGATTATCCTCTTCATCATTTTCCTCCCGACGGGACTCTACGGACTCATCAAGCAGTATCTGGTCGAGGAGACGGTCGAGACCGACGCCGCTCGCGACTGA
- a CDS encoding branched-chain amino acid ABC transporter permease, whose protein sequence is MVATDLLTQSVVNGLLLGGIYALAALGLSLVFGIMDIVNLAHGHMLMVGAYIAILVFTATGITPLVGMLLAMVLMFGFGVLLQKVLLKHVVDEGLEQPIIVLFGLALILQNLGRVILGGDARTADIGLPGSGIDIGLAYMSFPRTVTFVVSVLLIVLTWAFLQYTKTGQAIRATAQNRTAAKYMGIDTDQIYVITLGIGTALAGAAGALLSMLFPIDPYVGWSYLLKTFAVVVLGGVGSVLGTLVGGLVLGVSENLGALYLGGGYRNVVSLLIFLAVLLVKPEGLFGGSGGGE, encoded by the coding sequence ATGGTCGCAACCGACCTTCTCACCCAATCAGTGGTGAACGGGCTGCTACTCGGGGGCATCTACGCCCTCGCAGCCCTGGGCCTGTCGCTCGTCTTCGGGATTATGGACATCGTGAACCTCGCCCACGGCCACATGCTGATGGTCGGGGCGTACATCGCGATTCTCGTCTTCACGGCGACGGGGATCACCCCCCTCGTGGGGATGTTGCTCGCGATGGTACTGATGTTCGGTTTCGGCGTCCTCCTGCAGAAGGTGCTCCTGAAGCACGTCGTCGACGAGGGGCTCGAACAACCGATCATCGTGCTCTTCGGTCTCGCGTTGATCCTGCAGAACCTCGGCCGTGTCATCCTCGGCGGCGACGCCCGGACGGCCGACATCGGACTCCCCGGCAGCGGGATCGACATCGGCCTCGCGTATATGTCGTTCCCGCGGACGGTGACGTTCGTCGTCAGCGTGCTGCTCATCGTCCTCACCTGGGCGTTCCTGCAGTACACGAAGACGGGACAGGCGATCCGCGCGACCGCGCAGAACCGGACCGCCGCGAAGTATATGGGGATCGACACCGATCAGATCTACGTCATCACGCTCGGTATCGGGACGGCGCTCGCCGGCGCGGCCGGAGCGCTGCTCTCGATGCTGTTCCCGATCGATCCCTACGTCGGGTGGTCCTACCTGCTGAAGACGTTCGCCGTGGTCGTTCTCGGCGGCGTCGGCAGCGTCCTCGGCACGCTCGTGGGCGGTCTCGTCCTGGGCGTCTCCGAGAACCTCGGGGCCCTGTACCTCGGCGGCGGCTACCGCAACGTGGTGAGCCTGCTCATCTTCCTGGCCGTCCTGCTGGTCAAACCCGAGGGCCTGTTCGGTGGCTCCGGGGGTGGTGAGTGA